A single Nocardioides bizhenqiangii DNA region contains:
- the tyrS gene encoding tyrosine--tRNA ligase has protein sequence MSVDPNLLDDLEWRGLLAHTTDRDALRAALSEGSVRFYVGFDPTAPSLHMGNLVQLVTARRLQAAGHTPFALVGGATGMIGDPKEAGERMLNSLDTVKDWTERVRAQVEPFLSFEGGNAATMVNNYDWTSTLSTIDFLREIGKHFPVNRMLARDVVRSRLEAGISYTEFSYVLLQSMDFLQLFRQHGVTLQFGGSDQWGNLTGGVELIRRADGGKAHAFATPLVTKADGTKYGKTEGGALWLDPGMLSTYAFHQFWLNAEDEKIGELLRTFTFLTREELDALEARHAEKPFLREAQKVLADEVTTLVHGEAETAQAKAAAEALFGGGDITTLSSDTLAAALTEAGAIDLDAGGGIPGVIDLLTLTGLATSKGEARRTVAEGGVYVNNVRIEDADHVPSSSDLVAGSWLVLRRGKKRFAGVRMR, from the coding sequence GTGTCCGTCGACCCGAACCTCCTCGACGACCTGGAGTGGCGCGGCCTGCTCGCCCACACCACGGATCGCGACGCCCTGCGCGCCGCGTTGAGCGAGGGCAGTGTCCGGTTCTACGTCGGCTTCGACCCGACGGCGCCGAGCCTCCACATGGGCAACCTGGTGCAGCTGGTCACCGCGCGGCGGCTGCAGGCCGCCGGCCACACGCCGTTCGCGTTGGTCGGTGGCGCCACCGGGATGATCGGCGACCCCAAGGAGGCGGGGGAGCGGATGCTCAACTCGCTCGACACCGTGAAGGACTGGACGGAGCGGGTCCGCGCGCAGGTCGAGCCGTTCCTCAGTTTCGAGGGCGGCAACGCGGCCACCATGGTCAACAACTACGACTGGACGTCGACACTGTCGACGATCGACTTCCTCCGGGAGATCGGCAAGCACTTCCCGGTCAACCGGATGCTGGCACGCGACGTGGTGCGCTCTCGGCTCGAGGCCGGCATCAGCTACACCGAGTTCAGCTACGTGCTGCTGCAGTCGATGGACTTCCTGCAGCTCTTCCGCCAGCACGGCGTGACGCTGCAGTTCGGCGGCTCGGACCAGTGGGGCAACCTGACCGGGGGCGTTGAGCTGATCCGGCGGGCCGACGGGGGCAAGGCCCACGCGTTCGCGACCCCGCTGGTCACCAAGGCGGACGGCACCAAGTACGGCAAGACCGAGGGCGGGGCGCTGTGGCTCGACCCGGGGATGCTGTCGACGTACGCGTTCCACCAGTTCTGGCTCAATGCCGAGGACGAGAAGATCGGCGAGCTGCTGCGGACCTTCACGTTCCTCACTCGGGAGGAGCTCGACGCACTCGAGGCGCGGCATGCCGAGAAGCCCTTCCTTCGGGAGGCGCAGAAGGTGCTCGCCGACGAGGTGACCACGCTCGTCCACGGCGAAGCGGAGACGGCGCAGGCGAAGGCTGCTGCCGAGGCCTTGTTCGGCGGTGGCGACATCACGACGCTGTCGAGCGACACCTTGGCCGCCGCGCTCACCGAGGCCGGCGCGATCGACCTCGACGCCGGCGGCGGGATCCCGGGGGTCATCGACCTGCTCACGCTCACCGGGCTGGCGACCAGCAAGGGAGAGGCCCGGCGGACCGTGGCCGAGGGCGGCGTCTACGTCAACAACGTGCGGATCGAGGACGCCGACCACGTGCCCTCGAGCAGCGACCTGGTCGCCGGCTCCTGGCTGGTCCTCAGGCGCGGGAAGAAGCGCTTCGCAGGCGTGCGGATGCGCTGA
- a CDS encoding DUF3145 domain-containing protein, producing the protein MTTSNSATRGVFYVHSAPSALCPHVEWAVGGVLGVPVNPSWTPQPAQPGSFRCEFSWSGKAGSAAAIASALRGWLHLRFEVTEEPTPSTEGARFSSTPDLGVFHAVTGIHGDIMIPEDRLKAAVVRAALGETTLENEIDKLLGKPWDDELETFRHAGDGAPVRWLHQVV; encoded by the coding sequence GTGACCACGAGCAACAGTGCGACCAGGGGCGTCTTCTACGTCCACTCTGCGCCGTCCGCGTTGTGCCCACACGTCGAGTGGGCCGTGGGCGGCGTCCTCGGCGTCCCCGTCAACCCGAGCTGGACGCCCCAGCCGGCGCAGCCCGGGTCCTTCCGCTGCGAGTTCTCCTGGTCGGGCAAGGCCGGCTCCGCGGCCGCGATCGCCTCCGCCCTGCGCGGTTGGCTCCACCTGCGGTTCGAGGTGACCGAGGAGCCGACCCCGTCGACCGAGGGTGCGCGCTTCTCGTCCACGCCCGACCTCGGCGTCTTCCACGCCGTCACCGGCATCCACGGCGACATCATGATCCCGGAGGACCGGCTCAAGGCAGCGGTCGTCCGGGCGGCGCTCGGCGAGACGACGCTCGAGAACGAGATCGACAAGCTGCTCGGCAAGCCCTGGGACGACGAGCTGGAGACCTTCCGGCACGCCGGCGACGGCGCTCCCGTCCGCTGGCTGCATCAGGTCGTCTGA
- a CDS encoding alpha/beta fold hydrolase: MLHREQPRRPTLEGSVAVRDGRRFSFAEYGSHVGPAIVWMHGTPGARRQIPIEAREYAEEHGLRIIGIDRPGIGSSTPYLYPNVLDWTGDLALLLDALGIDDVRVIGLSGGGPYALAAGAGLPERVRGVGVLGGVAPTRGPDAVGGGAIQLAVRLAPLLSVGRVPLGVALTTAIRTVRPLAGAGLDLYAMVQPVGDKNLLSRPEFKAMFLDDLLNGSRFQTSAPLADLVLFTREWGFDLADVQVPVRWWHGDADHIVPFRHGQHVVDRLPSATMSVIDGESHLGGLGITAAVLSELMSLDTV, translated from the coding sequence ATGTTGCACCGCGAGCAGCCCCGGCGGCCGACTCTCGAGGGCAGTGTCGCCGTCCGGGACGGCCGTCGCTTCAGCTTCGCCGAGTACGGCTCGCACGTCGGACCGGCGATCGTGTGGATGCACGGGACACCCGGGGCGCGGCGGCAGATCCCCATCGAAGCGCGGGAGTACGCCGAGGAGCACGGGCTGCGGATCATCGGCATCGACCGACCCGGCATCGGCTCGTCGACGCCGTACCTCTATCCCAACGTCCTGGACTGGACCGGGGACCTCGCGCTGCTGCTCGACGCGCTGGGGATCGACGACGTCCGGGTGATCGGCCTGTCGGGTGGCGGGCCGTACGCGCTCGCAGCCGGCGCCGGGCTCCCGGAGCGGGTCCGCGGCGTGGGCGTGCTCGGGGGCGTCGCTCCCACCCGAGGACCGGACGCCGTCGGCGGTGGCGCGATCCAGCTCGCGGTCCGGCTCGCGCCGCTGCTCTCCGTGGGCCGGGTCCCGCTCGGTGTCGCGTTGACGACGGCGATCCGTACGGTCCGGCCGCTCGCGGGCGCCGGGCTCGACCTCTACGCGATGGTGCAGCCGGTCGGCGACAAGAACCTGCTGTCACGGCCCGAGTTCAAGGCGATGTTCCTCGACGACCTGCTCAACGGCAGTCGCTTCCAGACGTCCGCTCCGCTCGCGGACCTCGTTCTCTTCACCCGGGAGTGGGGCTTCGACCTCGCCGACGTGCAGGTGCCGGTGCGTTGGTGGCACGGCGATGCCGACCACATCGTCCCGTTCCGGCACGGTCAGCACGTGGTCGACCGGCTGCCGAGCGCCACCATGTCGGTCATCGACGGCGAGAGCCACCTGGGTGGCCTCGGCATCACCGCCGCGGTGCTGAGCGAGCTGATGTCGCTCGACACGGTGTGA
- a CDS encoding beta-ketoacyl-[acyl-carrier-protein] synthase family protein, with protein sequence MTGQPKRTRVVVTGLGTTNPLGGNVADTWDGLVAGRSGVRRLADSPAFAAFVESGLAKDLPVGIGGTAAVEPSEVLERVRARRLDRSSQFALISAMEAWHDSGLDVPQQAGELDGDRVGVAMASGIGGVQTLLSNYDALLSKGPRRVSPLSVPMLMANAPAATISLEIGARAAVNTPVSACASGNEAIALAADQIRLGRADVVLAGGTEAAIHPLPIAAFANMMALSKNPNDPATVSRPWDTARDGFVLGEGAGALVLESEEHARARGARIYAEVLGTGITADSHDIAQPDPAGKGGTRAILRALEDGDIDPARVAHVNAHATSTPQGDVAEALMLHATLGSHASEVIVTSTKSMTGHLLGGAGALEAVATILALHHRLSPPTINLDNLDPAVELDIATKPRDLPLGDIVGLNNSFGFGGANVAVAFGSVG encoded by the coding sequence ATGACCGGACAGCCGAAGAGGACGCGCGTCGTCGTCACCGGGCTCGGTACGACCAACCCGCTGGGCGGGAACGTCGCCGACACCTGGGACGGCCTGGTCGCCGGGCGATCCGGCGTACGACGCCTTGCCGACTCCCCCGCGTTCGCTGCCTTCGTCGAGTCGGGACTGGCCAAGGACCTCCCGGTCGGCATCGGCGGCACGGCGGCGGTGGAGCCGAGCGAGGTGCTCGAGCGGGTCCGCGCCCGACGGCTGGACCGGTCGTCGCAGTTCGCCCTGATCTCGGCCATGGAGGCCTGGCACGACTCCGGGCTCGACGTGCCGCAGCAGGCCGGTGAGCTCGACGGCGACCGGGTCGGCGTCGCGATGGCGTCCGGCATCGGCGGCGTGCAGACCTTGCTCAGCAACTACGACGCGCTACTGTCGAAGGGCCCTCGTCGGGTCTCCCCGCTCTCCGTGCCGATGCTGATGGCCAACGCCCCCGCGGCGACGATCAGCCTCGAGATCGGCGCCCGCGCGGCGGTCAACACCCCGGTGTCCGCCTGCGCGTCCGGCAACGAGGCGATCGCTCTCGCGGCCGACCAGATCCGGCTCGGCCGGGCCGACGTCGTGCTGGCCGGCGGCACCGAGGCCGCGATCCACCCGCTGCCGATCGCCGCGTTCGCCAACATGATGGCGCTCTCGAAGAACCCCAACGACCCGGCGACCGTGTCCCGCCCCTGGGACACCGCCCGCGACGGCTTCGTGCTCGGCGAGGGCGCAGGCGCGCTCGTGCTCGAGTCCGAGGAGCACGCCCGGGCCCGGGGCGCGAGGATCTACGCCGAGGTCCTCGGCACCGGAATCACGGCCGACTCCCACGACATCGCGCAGCCCGACCCGGCCGGCAAGGGTGGCACCCGTGCCATCCTCCGCGCGCTCGAGGACGGCGACATCGACCCGGCCCGGGTGGCCCACGTCAACGCCCACGCGACCTCGACGCCGCAAGGTGACGTCGCGGAGGCGCTGATGCTGCACGCGACGCTCGGCTCGCACGCCAGCGAGGTCATCGTGACCAGCACCAAGTCGATGACCGGGCACCTGCTCGGCGGCGCCGGCGCGCTCGAGGCGGTGGCGACGATCCTGGCGCTCCACCACCGGCTCTCCCCGCCGACGATCAACCTCGACAACCTCGACCCGGCCGTCGAGCTCGACATCGCCACCAAGCCCCGGGACCTGCCGCTCGGCGACATCGTCGGGCTCAACAACTCCTTCGGGTTCGGCGGCGCGAACGTCGCCGTCGCCTTCGGATCAGTCGGCTAG
- a CDS encoding acyl-CoA carboxylase subunit beta, translating to MTALDRRPDAPAKPPKLPRSEDPRNPIKRLGALLDDGSLELISPDDESGMLAAVGTVDGTPVVAFCSDATVMGGAMGDEGCRVVVDAYHRALTDRVPIIGLWHSGGARLAEGVLSLHAVGRIFQVMTQASGIIPQISVVLGPAAGGAAYGPALTDVVILGPEGRIFVTGPEVVRSVTGEDVDMLRLGGPEPHGRRSGVVHVVTESEVDALQRARTLAGLLGSQGSMLVDAVDDRDLAHHLPENTKRAYDVHPLLEGLLDDDTMLELHARWAPNIVTAFGRLGGRTVGVVANNPLRLGGCLDSLSAEKASRFVRMCDAFGVPLVVVVDVPGYLPGVGQEWDGVVRRGAKLLHAFGECVVPRVTLVTRKTYGGAYIAMNSRSIGATKVFAWPGAEVAVMGALAAVRILHRRKLAEVSVDLRPRVEAELAAEHERIAGGVDKAIEIGVVDEVVEPAVTRSAIARAIAAAVQTEGVRRGQHGNIPL from the coding sequence ATGACCGCGCTCGACCGCCGTCCCGACGCCCCGGCGAAGCCGCCGAAGCTGCCCCGCTCCGAGGACCCCCGCAACCCGATCAAGCGGCTCGGGGCGCTCCTCGACGACGGCTCGCTCGAGCTGATCAGTCCCGACGACGAGTCCGGGATGCTCGCCGCTGTCGGCACCGTTGACGGCACCCCGGTCGTGGCGTTCTGCTCCGACGCGACCGTCATGGGCGGAGCGATGGGCGACGAGGGCTGCCGGGTCGTCGTCGACGCCTACCACCGCGCACTCACCGACCGGGTCCCGATCATCGGCCTCTGGCACTCGGGCGGCGCCCGGCTGGCCGAGGGCGTGCTCTCGCTGCACGCGGTCGGCCGGATCTTCCAGGTGATGACGCAGGCGTCGGGCATCATCCCGCAGATCTCCGTCGTCCTCGGTCCCGCCGCCGGCGGCGCGGCGTACGGCCCCGCCCTCACCGACGTGGTGATCCTCGGCCCCGAGGGCCGGATCTTCGTGACCGGACCCGAGGTGGTCCGGTCGGTGACCGGCGAGGACGTCGACATGCTGCGGCTGGGCGGTCCCGAGCCGCACGGTCGCCGGTCGGGCGTCGTGCACGTGGTGACCGAGTCGGAGGTGGACGCTCTGCAACGGGCCCGGACACTCGCCGGCCTCCTCGGCTCCCAGGGCAGCATGCTCGTCGACGCCGTCGACGACCGCGACCTCGCCCACCACCTCCCGGAGAACACCAAGCGGGCGTACGACGTGCACCCGCTGCTGGAGGGTCTCCTCGACGACGACACGATGCTCGAGCTGCACGCCCGCTGGGCGCCCAACATCGTGACCGCCTTCGGTCGCCTCGGCGGGCGGACGGTCGGCGTCGTCGCCAACAACCCGCTCCGGCTCGGCGGTTGCCTCGACTCGCTCTCGGCCGAGAAGGCCTCCCGTTTCGTCCGCATGTGCGACGCCTTCGGAGTGCCGCTCGTGGTCGTCGTCGACGTGCCGGGCTACCTCCCGGGCGTCGGCCAGGAGTGGGACGGCGTCGTCCGTCGCGGCGCCAAGCTGCTCCACGCCTTCGGCGAGTGCGTCGTCCCCCGGGTCACCCTGGTGACGCGCAAGACCTACGGCGGGGCCTACATCGCCATGAACTCCCGGTCGATCGGCGCGACCAAGGTCTTCGCCTGGCCGGGCGCCGAGGTAGCCGTGATGGGCGCCCTCGCTGCGGTCCGCATCCTCCACCGGCGCAAGCTCGCGGAGGTTTCGGTCGACCTGCGACCGCGGGTCGAGGCCGAGCTGGCCGCCGAGCACGAGCGGATCGCCGGCGGCGTCGACAAGGCCATCGAGATCGGCGTCGTCGACGAGGTCGTGGAGCCGGCCGTCACCCGGTCGGCCATCGCCCGCGCGATCGCCGCCGCCGTCCAGACCGAGGGCGTACGCCGGGGCCAGCACGGCAACATCCCGCTGTAG
- a CDS encoding tetratricopeptide repeat protein: MAEQRRGKPGASGSGRAGGQRRTTGGTGRGPARSSRGTGDDKRREGRSAGQRRPDRASGAGPRSKDARSSLSQEERTAAQQVYDGPPLPDDITGKELAPDVRAQLRTLPEKLAQRVARHLAAAGAVIDDDPETAYQHSLAARSRAPRLAVVREAAGEAAYAAGHYSEALAELRAAKRMNGATAYLPIMADCHRALGNAKRALELAKSPSVKGFPAAAKAEMTIVEAGARRDLGQFDAALRTLELSPINSKSRESWVVRLRYAYADTLEQAGKERDALSWFHRTNAIDAEEITDAAGRAAALEKRLDG, translated from the coding sequence GTGGCAGAGCAACGACGGGGCAAGCCAGGCGCATCCGGTTCCGGACGCGCCGGCGGACAGCGCCGTACCACCGGCGGGACCGGGCGCGGCCCGGCCCGGTCGAGCAGGGGCACCGGTGACGACAAGCGGCGCGAGGGCCGCTCCGCCGGTCAGCGCCGGCCCGACCGCGCGAGCGGCGCCGGGCCGAGGTCGAAGGACGCCCGCTCGAGTCTGTCGCAGGAGGAGCGGACCGCTGCCCAGCAGGTCTACGACGGGCCGCCGCTGCCCGACGACATCACCGGCAAGGAGCTGGCGCCCGACGTCCGCGCCCAGCTGAGGACCCTTCCCGAGAAGCTGGCGCAGCGGGTGGCCCGCCACCTCGCCGCCGCGGGCGCGGTCATCGACGACGACCCGGAGACGGCCTACCAGCACTCGTTGGCGGCGCGCAGTCGCGCGCCCCGGCTCGCCGTCGTGCGCGAGGCAGCCGGTGAGGCGGCGTACGCCGCCGGTCACTACTCCGAGGCGCTGGCCGAGCTGCGCGCGGCGAAGCGGATGAACGGCGCCACGGCGTACCTCCCGATCATGGCGGACTGCCACCGTGCCCTCGGCAACGCGAAGCGTGCGCTCGAGCTCGCGAAGAGCCCGTCGGTCAAGGGGTTCCCCGCCGCGGCGAAGGCGGAGATGACGATCGTCGAGGCGGGTGCCCGACGTGACCTCGGCCAGTTCGACGCCGCCCTGCGCACGCTGGAGCTGTCCCCGATCAACAGCAAGAGCCGGGAGTCGTGGGTCGTGCGGCTCCGCTATGCCTATGCCGACACGCTCGAGCAGGCGGGCAAGGAGCGCGACGCACTCAGCTGGTTCCACCGGACCAACGCGATCGACGCGGAGGAGATCACCGACGCGGCAGGGCGCGCCGCGGCGCTGGAGAAGCGTCTCGACGGCTGA